The Fimbriiglobus ruber genomic sequence TCTTTATTAGTTATGCGATAATAATTGTCATAATAGATAATTCGGATTTATGGCCTCGCGTGGATCAAGATTCTTAGACGTTACCGGTAAAAGGTTCGGCAGGCTCTTTGTGATGGAGTGCCGGGGCAAAGACGCTTGCGGCAATATCATTTGGCAGTGCCGATGCGACTGCGGCGTAGAAAAAGTGATCAGGGGGTATCATCTTCGGAACGGGCATTCGAGGAGCTGCGGATGCCTGCAAAAGGAGATAACTAGACGCAGAGCAACGCACGGCCACTGTAAGAACCGCACAGAGACTGCGGAATATCGCGCCTGGTGCAGCATGCGAGACAGATGTTACCGCCCTACCCAAAGCAGCTTCAAGAACTACGGGGCACGAGGAATCAAGGTTTGTGACCGCTGGTCGTCCTACGAGCACTTCTTTGCTGACATGGGGAGCAAACCATCACCGAAGTATTCGCTTGATCGCATCAACAACGATGGCGACTACGAGCCTTCAAACTGCCGATGGGCCACCCGTTCAGTGCAGTCCGCCAACCAACGGCCAAGAGCAAACAAATCCTCAAAATACGTCGGCGTGAGCATTGACGCAGAAAGTGGGCTTTGGAAGGCTCAGGTCAGAATATCGCTCGGCAGATTTGCCACTGAAGACGCGGCAAGAATAGCGATAGATGAGCTGTTCACTTCCAGACGCAGTGGCAAGCCCTTCCACTGGCATGAGAGCGAATGACCGGGGCGATCAGAACGACCGTTCTGGTTTCGCCGGCTTGCCCGAGGCGGCTTTCCGGATCGCGCTTTTCTTCCTGGACTTCTTCCGGCTTCGCTCTTCGCACGGCTTCTCGTAGTACTCGTGGGCTCGGATTTCTTTCTTCATGCCGCTTCGCTCGATCAGTTTCTTGAATCGACGGAGGGCCGCGCCGATCGGTTCTCGGTCGTGAACGCGCATTCGTAATCACATGTCGCTCTCCAGATGGTTTGTGCAGGGAGGGGAGTATACGGGCGTCGCGGGAGAATGGCATCTTGGGGGCGCGGGGGCGAACCGGAGGTTCGTCAGGAAGATCGGGGCGTTACCACAGGTTGACGGTCCCCGCTCTCGTTCCTAACCTTCTGTTTTCTTCAGTCAAATTAGCGTTGTGGGAGTTTCAAGATGACGTTCACGGAGGCAGTTGCTGAGTTATGGGCAAAGCATCCGAAAGCGGAGCTGAGCCCCTCAGTCAAGCGAGGGAAGGCGTTCGCCCGCGCTGCCCGGGTCGATTTTAAGGTGGAGAAAGGGGTGTATGTGGGGCGGGACACCGACGGGACGGAAGTGCTGGTGTATTTTAATGACACTGCTGAGGTGATTGCCTGTACTGAGATCGAGCCGGATGAGTGACTGAAGATCGGGGCGTCCCGCTTCGGGTCGCGTGCTGCGTGGGTTCGCTTCGCTCCGTGCTTCGCACCAGGCCACTACGCCCGCTGACGCGAGGCTCTTTCCGAGGCAGGTGGGCAAAGCAGGTTATTTGGCCGGTTCTGGTGCTGCGACCGGTTCGGTGACAATTTCGTCGGTATCTGCCGAGAAGGTCAGCGAGAGCCCTACACCCATGCTGACCAACTCGCCCAACGCAGTGACTGGCAGGTCGAGGCATTCGCTTGTTGCGGCGAAGCAGTTCAACCCGATATCCCATCCGCGGCCACGCAGGCCTAAGAGTGCTGGCCCCTTGACGTGGAGACGTCCCAGCCAGGCGGTAACTTGGTATTGAAGCGACCGCTCGCGCTCGTCATCAGCTGTGAAGAGCTTCCACCCGCCACGGTCATGGATGCTGTCGAAGACCCGTTCGGTTCCGTCGGGTCGCTTGAATCGTTTATGCTCACCGCGTCGCCACGAGTGGTCGGGGTTCCAACCGAGCGCTGACGTCACATCTTCGGGTTCCAAGTCGTCTCCCACCACTATCAGGGTGACCGAGCAACAGTGCGCCTCACGCATATCTGCCATCCAGCCTCCTCCGCCAAACGATAGTTTATTTGTTACAAGCTAGCCGACCCAACTTCAACCGCGAAGCATTTCCTTACCCGGCGTTACTGTTTATTGAGGACGAGATCGATCACCCAGCACCCTCTGACGTGAGGCCCAGGCCCCCGACAGTGGGTCAGGATGTCCTCGTTGTCACACCCGGCGTCCTGGAGGGCGTCGGCAAGAATGGGCATGCGGTCGAAGGCTCGGTCTTCGTAAATGCCATGAGCGAGGGAAAGGACGGTGGGGGTGAGGTATGAGGGGGAGAGGGTGATGGGGTGGAAGGGGAAGATGTCGCGGATGAGTGAGGATTGCGCTTGTCGTTCCGCGGCCGAGCCGATTACAGAGACAGTAGCCACTTCTTGCAAGATGTCACTGAGTAAGTCAATTGAGAGATCTGGACTCGACGCACATGACATTGCATACGCCACAACGCCATTCATTTCACTGTCCCCCCAACTAGCCTCCTCAAATGCCTCTTGTGCTTTCCCCGAACACTTATCAAGGTCGCTGTAGGAGATGTCTCCGTCTGCGTATCGTTCTGACGATTCCACTGCTCGCCGACAGCGGATGTCTGTGATTAGATTCCACACTCTTCGGCACGCCGCACAGCCAAGTAGTCTTTCCTGCCGGTCACGCCCTCGGAATCGAAAATACTCCAGCATTGGCATCGGATCAGTCCCCGCCAGCCATTCCTCTTCCGTCATCGGTTGCCCTCCTCGTGGGATTCTACCGGGTTTTCAGGGGGTTGGGAGACGCTCCCGGGACCCGCTCGGTCCTGCTTCCCGGTGCAGATAGTTCTTGAACGAAGGGGCCACCGGGCCTACTCTTCGCCCACGCATGGGCAATCAAGCCCGGCATAAATGATGGGCACACTTATGGAAAAGAGAGAACATCCTCACCCAGGCTGGGATCTGGCCATGTCCTGTAAGGGCAAGTTCAAACGCGGCGACAAGGTAAGGACGCGAGGAGATTTTGGAGG encodes the following:
- the rpsU gene encoding 30S ribosomal protein S21, which codes for MRVHDREPIGAALRRFKKLIERSGMKKEIRAHEYYEKPCEERSRKKSRKKSAIRKAASGKPAKPERSF
- a CDS encoding DUF4279 domain-containing protein, coding for MADMREAHCCSVTLIVVGDDLEPEDVTSALGWNPDHSWRRGEHKRFKRPDGTERVFDSIHDRGGWKLFTADDERERSLQYQVTAWLGRLHVKGPALLGLRGRGWDIGLNCFAATSECLDLPVTALGELVSMGVGLSLTFSADTDEIVTEPVAAPEPAK